The following proteins are encoded in a genomic region of Thalassophryne amazonica chromosome 5, fThaAma1.1, whole genome shotgun sequence:
- the LOC117510204 gene encoding leucine-rich repeat transmembrane neuronal protein 4 isoform X2 codes for MGIPVLFSWLTFTVATVPTWLLAAPSGIRERPCPQSCRCDGKIIYCESNAFRDVPNNVSVGTQGLSLRYNSLVNLRSHQFAGLSQLVWLYLDHNYINVVDGQAFHGIRRLKELILSSNKITLLKNNTFHDVPNLRNLDLSYNKLQVLQPKQFHGLRKLLSLHLRSNSLKTIPMRVFLDCRNLEFLDIGYNRLRSLTRNAFAGLMKLIELHLEHNQFSKINFAHFPRLTNLRALYLQWNRIKLLTQGLPWMWTSLQKLDLSGNELQQLDVSTFQCLPNLQTLNLDSNKLSNVPRQTAAAWISLTTISLAGNVWYCNYSICPLAAWLKAFKGNKESMMICAGPKEVQGEKVSEVVETFNICAVTLTPFTSTALATTFVTRHEWLLPLPTYSVVDKELIWNSSATPTPSEAVPTIPLPDTEYVSFHKIIAGSISLLLSVAIILLVIYVSWKRYPSSIKQLQQRSAVKKRQKKSRETERSLSSPLQEYYVDYKPSHSEAMDVLVNGTGPYTYTISGSRECEV; via the exons ATGG GAATCCCAGTGCTTTTCAGCTGGCTTACCTTTACAGTGGCAACGGTGCCCACCTGGCTGCTCGCTGCTCCTAGCGGCATCCGTGAGCGTCCCTGTCCGCAGAGCTGCAGATGTGATGGGAAAATAATATACTGCGAATCCAATGCCTTCCGTGACGTGCCAAACAATGTATCTGTAGGCACGCAGGGACTCTCTCTGCGGTACAACAGCTTGGTGAACCTCAGATCCCATCAGTTCGCAGGCCTGAGTCAACTAGTCTGGTTGTACCTGGACCACAACTACATTAATGTCGTGGATGGCCAAGCTTTCCATGGGATACGAAGGCTCAAAGAACTGATTCTCAGCTCAAATAAGATTACGCTGCTCAAAAACAACACTTTCCATGATGTACCGAATCTGCGTAATCTTGATCTTTCCTACAATAAACTACAGGTTCTCCAGCCAAAACAGTTCCACGGTCTGCGAAAACTTCTTAGCTTACACCTGAGGTCCAACTCCTTAAAAACCATCCCAATGCGAGTTTTTCTGGACTGTCGCAACCTGGAATTTCTTGATATCGGGTACAACAGGCTGCGGAGCCTTACTCGGAATGCCTTTGCAGGACTAATGAAGCTCATTGAGCTTCATTTGGAACACAACCAATTCTCCAAGATCAATTTTGCTCATTTCCCTCGCTTGACTAACCTGAGAGCACTCTATTTGCAATGGAACCGTATCAAGCTGCTAACCCAGGGACTGCCGTGGATGTGGACATCCCTACAGAAGCTAGACCTCTCAGGAAATGAACTGCAACAGTTGGATGTGAGTACATTCCAGTGCTTGCCCAATCTCCAGACACTTAACTTGGACTCCAACAAACTCAGCAATGTTCCTCGGCAGACGGCTGCAGCCTGGATCTCTCTCACCACCATCAGTCTGGCTGGTAATGTGTGGTACTGTAACTACAGCATATGCCCCCTGGCGGCTTGGCTGAAGGCCTTTAAAGGTAACAAGGAGTCTATGATGATTTGTGCTGGCCCTAAGGAGGTACAAGGAGAGAAAGTGAGTGAGGTGGTGGAGACATTCAACATCTGCGCAGTGACGCTAACTCCCTTCACCTCCACAGCGTTAGCCACCACTTTTGTAACTCGGCATGAGTGGCTTCTACCACTTCCCACGTATTCTGTGGTGGATAAGGAGCTTATCTGGAACAGTTCAGCCACCCCCACACCTTCCGAGGCTGTTCCCACCATCCCTTTGCCAGACACTGAGTATGTGTCCTTCCACAAGATCATAGCTGGTAGCATTTCACTCCTCTTATCTGTGGCTATAATTCTGCTGGTTATCTACGTCTCGTGGAAACGCTACCCTAGTAGTATCAAACAGCTTCAGCAGCGCTCTGCGGTTAAAAAGCGTCAGAAAAAGTCACGGGAGACTGAGCGCTCCCTTAGTTCACCACTGCAAGAGTATTATGTGGACTACAAGCCTTCACACTCAGAGGCTATGGATGTGCTGGTTAATGGGACAGGACCTTACACATACACCATCTCAGGCTCCAGGGAATGTGAGGTATGA